The Arachis duranensis cultivar V14167 chromosome 2, aradu.V14167.gnm2.J7QH, whole genome shotgun sequence genome has a window encoding:
- the LOC107472906 gene encoding heterogeneous nuclear ribonucleoprotein Q, whose translation MSEGAEIDERVDFDDENYMEEMDDDDVEEQSDGDDEDDDDDGDGDDNNNDNANDNDDDDDDDDDDGVDGQGEENAEEQEYEDSGEEAGGKDQMAKGDRTGITTGSEGDGLKPPFIDEEEKQKHDELLAMPPHGSEVFIGGLPRDVCEDDLRELCESLGEIFEVRLMKDRDSGEGKGYAFVAFKTKEVAQNAIEEIHNKKYKGKTLRCSLSETKQRLFIGNVPKTWTEEEFRRVVEGVGPGVEVIELFKDVQNPSRNRGFAFVSYYNNACADYSRQKMSTAGFKLEGNTPTVTWADPKNSTDHSAASQVKALYVKNIPENTTTEQLKELFSRHGEVTKVVMPPSKAGGKRDFGFIHYAERSSALKAVKDSEKYEVDGQLLEVVLAKPQAEKKPDMGYGYNPGLAHPGFGGAFAGNPYGSAIGAAGAGYGVAPSFQQPQQPVIYGRGPMPAGMQMVPMVLPDGRIGYVFQQPGVQMPAPRPRGPGRGNSSGGPAGRGGGSGNEGSGKRGRRYQPY comes from the exons ATGTCGGAAGGTGCTGAAATCGATGAGCGTGTGGACTTTGATGATGAGAATTACATGGAAgagatggatgatgatgatgtcgaGGAACAATCAGATGGcgatgatgaggatgatgatgatgatggggaTGGCGATGATAATAATAACGATAATGCGAACGATAATGATGACGATGACGacgatgatgacgatgatggaGTGGATGGACAAGGTGAGGAAAATGCTGAAGAACAGGAATATGAAGACTCGGGGGAGGAGGCTGGTGGGAAAGACCAAATGGCCAAAGGGGATAGAACTGGCATTACCACTGGGTCCGAAGGAGATGGGCTGAAACCACCCTTCATCGACGAAGAAGAGAAACAGAAGCATGATGAACTTCTTGCAATGCCTCCTCATGGTTCTGAAGTTTTTATTGGTGGACTTCCTCGGGATGTTTGCGAGGATGATTTGAGGGAATTGTGCGAATCGTTGGGTGAAATTTTTGAG GTGCGATTGATGAAAGACAGGGACAGTGGAGAAGGTAAGGGGTATGCTTTTGTGGCTTTCAAAACAAAAGAGGTTGCACAAAATGCCATAGAAGAGATACACAATAAGAAATATAAG GGTAAAACTTTGAGGTGTTCACTATCTGAGACAAAACAAAGATTGTTCATTGGTAATGTTCCGAAAACTTGGACTGAGGAGGAGTTTAGGAGAGTAGTCGAGGGTGTTGGTCCTGGAGTTGAAGTCATTGAGCTCTTTAAG GACGTTCAAAATCCTAGCAGGAACCGTGGGTTTGCGTTCGTGTCGTATTACAATAATGCATGCGCAGATTATTCAAGGCAGAAAATGTCAACTGCAGGTTTTAAGCTGGAAGGTAATACCCCAACTGTCACATGGGCGGATCCAAAGAATTCAACTGATCATTCAGCTGCTTCCCAG GTTAAAGCTCTTTATGTGAAGAACATACCTGAAAATACTACTACCGAACAACTCAAGGAACTGTTTTCTCGTCATGGAGAAGTAACAAAAGTGGTCATGCCACCTAGCAAGGCCGGAGGGAAGCGTGATTTTGGTTTCATCCATTATGCAGAGAGGTCAAGTGCATTAAAGGCCGTAAAAGACTCAGAGAAATACGAAGTTGATG GCCAATTGCTCGAGGTTGTTCTTGCCAAACCTCAAGCTGAGAAAAAACCCGATATGGGTTACGGCTATAATCCTGGACTTGCACATCCTGGGTTTGGTGGTGCCTTTGCTGGAAATCCGTATGGCTCGGCAATAGGTGCTGCAGGAGCTGGATATGGTGTTGCTCCTAGCTTTCAACAG CCGCAGCAACCAGTGATATATGGTAGGGGTCCAATGCCGGCTGGAATGCAGATGGTTCCGATGGTATTGCCAGATGGTAGAATCGGCTATGTCTT TCAACAGCCTGGTGTACAGATGCCAGCACCTCGTCCACGCGGGCCTGGTAGGGGCAACAGTTCAGGGGGTCCTGCAGGAAGAGGGGGAGGCAGCGGCAATGAGGGCAGCGGTAAACGCGGTCGGAGGTATCAACCGTACTAG
- the LOC107472904 gene encoding probable L-gulonolactone oxidase 6, which yields MSQITSFMLFPRSTIIVVLLLFLLVSLVSSTPPEDPIKCSSPNNTTCTITNSYGIFPDRSECKASRVVYAATEQELVSTIAELTKNKTKMKVATRFSHSIPKLVCPEGQNGILISTKYLNKILKVDVNARTITMESGVTLKQLINEASKFGLVLPYTPYWWGLSIGGLIGTGAHGSTLFGKGSSVHDYVLELRIVVPSSSQDGFARVLSLDQQNEDLNAAKVSLGVLGVISQITLQLEPMFKRSITYLTKDDSDLGEKVGTFGHEHEFADMIWYPSQHKVVYRVDDRVPLATSGNGLYDFIPFRPTSSVELALVRTTEDIQESTSDANGKCLLAKTTTSTLINAAYGLTNNGIIFTGYPVIGFQNRLQASGTCLDSLQDAKITACAWDSRIKGEFFHQTTFSIGLSQAKNFIQDVQKLVQLEPKGLCGMEIYNGILMRYVTASSAYLGKQEDAIDFDITYYRSKDPFAPRLYEDILEEIEQLGIFKYGGLPHWGKNRNLAFEGVIKRYKNFQKFLKVKERYDPQGLFSSEWSDQVLGIKGSVTILKDGCALEGLCICSQDSHCNPSKGYFCRPGKVYKEARVCTRLKSP from the exons ATGTCTCAAATTACATCATTCATGTTATTCCCAAGATCAACAATAATAGTTGTACTATTATTATTTCTCTTagtctctttggtttcttctacTCCTCCTGAGGATCCAATCAAATGTTCTTCACCAAACAACACAACATGCACCATCACAAACTCTTATGGGATCTTCCCAGACAGATCCGAGTGCAAAGCATCCCGCGTTGTGTATGCAGCAACAGAGCAAGAGCTCGTGTCAACAATAGCCGAGTTAACGAAGAACAAAACCAAAATGAAAGTAGCAACAAGATTCTCACACAGCATACCAAAGTTGGTATGTCCTGAGGGGCAAAATGGGATTTTAATAAGCACAAAGTACCTAAACAAGATTTTGAAGGTTGATGTGAATGCAAGGACTATAACAATGGAAAGTGGTGTGACATTGAAGCAATTGATCAATGAAGCTTCTAAATTTGGATTGGTTTTGCCATATACACCATATTGGTGGGGTTTGAGTATTGGTGGACTCATTGGAACAGGTGCTCATGGAAGCACATTGTTTGGGAAAGGAAGTTCAGTTCATGATTATGTTTTGGAGCTTAGGATTGttgttccttcttcttctcaagATGGTTTTGCTAGGGTTCTTAGCCTTGATCAACAAAATGAAGATCTCAATGCTGCAAAAGTTTCCCTTGGAGTTCTTGGTGTTATTTCACAG ATTACTCTACAGTTAGAACCAATGTTTAAGAGATCAATAACCTATTTGACAAAAGATGATTCGGATTTGGGAGAGAAAGTAGGAACTTTTGGACATGAACATGAATTCGCAGACATGATTTGGTACCCAAGTCAGCATAAGGTTGTGTATCGTGTCGATGATCGTGTCCCTCTCGCCACCTCCGGCAACGGCCTCTATGATTTCATCCCTTTTCGCCCCACTTCCTCCGTCGAACTCGCGCTCGTTAGAACCACAG AGGATATTCAAGAATCCACTAGTGATGCCAATGGAAAGTGTTTGCTTGCAAAGACAACAACTAGTACCCTTATCAATGCAGCTTATGGACTCACTAACAATG GTATAATTTTTACTGGATACCCTGTAATTGGATTTCAAAACCGGCTTCAAGCATCTGGAACATGCTTAGATAGTCTTCAAGATGCAAAGATCACAGCATGTGCATGGGAttcaagaatcaaaggagagtTTTTTCACCAAACCACATTCAGCATTGGATTATCACAAGCAAAGAATTTCATTCAAGATGTTCAAAAGTTGGTTCAATTAGAACCCAAGGGCTTATGTGGCATGGAAATTTACAACGGTATCCTTATGCGTTATGTCACGGCTTCAAGTGCCTATTTGGGTAAACAAGAGGATGCTATTGACTTTGACATCACTTATTATAGGAGCAAAGACCCTTTTGCCCCTAGGCTCTATGAAGACATTCTTGAAGAGATTGAACAACTTGGGATATTCAAATATGGAGGGTTACCACATTGGGGTAAGAATAGGAACTTGGCATTTGAGGGGGTGATTAAGAGGTACAAGAATTTCCAAAAATTCTTGAAAGTAAAAGAGAGGTATGATCCACAAGGGCTATTCTCTAGTGAGTGGAGTGATCAAGTTCTTGGGATTAAAGGGAGTGTCACAATATTGAAGGATGGTTGTGCTTTGGAAGGTTTATGCATTTGTTCACAAGATAGCCATTGCAATCCAAGCAAAGGGTACTTTTGTAGGCCAGGCAAAGTTTACAAGGAAGCTAGGGTTTGCACTCGCTTGAAATCACCATGA